The following nucleotide sequence is from Salvia miltiorrhiza cultivar Shanhuang (shh) chromosome 7, IMPLAD_Smil_shh, whole genome shotgun sequence.
GGCCGCCATTGCTGTGGAGATTTCTGAAGCCGTTTGCGCCGCGGGGTGGCGGGAACTCTGGTTTCTTACTGTGGTGGCGCCAACTCCAACAATTGACTCGCGGCCTCCAAAATATGTAATGCAAATATGCAATCAATTTGATATCAAAAATAAACGAAATGAATTGATATTTATAGAGATTTTGGGGTAAAAAAAACCATTTTAAAATATAGCCGTACAAtgattattttgaaattataaagaaaaataaaaatatgcaaCGTCATCATCGATAAACacttataaattttgatttattttctaaagACACATGCAATCGTCCTTATTTTTGTTCGTGTTGGGCTATCTGTGAAAAGCCGCCCTTTGAATCGGGGTTGCGACGATGGGCGGAGCTCTCGAGCTTGCCCAACGAGCCTCGTTGTGGATGCTTTCATGCCTTCACCAAACAAAATCgttaatttttattctatttaaaACCCTTACACACGCAATATAAGTTGCTATACAGTGACATCTTCACTTAGTTGCAAAATTTCTAATCTTGGTATCGATTTGatgttaaatttttatttagaatAATCACATAACTCATCTCAATTACTGCGTACCATCAAATCAATGCCAATTTGAAAAACTAATTTTTGGGTACCATGGTTCCAAGATCTCTCGAGAGCCATGTCTCTATAGAACTATCTCATACTATAGTAAAGTCGTTGATCTCAAATTACATTGGCAGTGTCTTTCCCACAAGAATATCGTTAAACAACATCGATTGGTTGAGTACATTGATGTCGTTATTTTAGTTGGGCCCCCAAAATAAGTATGTCAGATCCATAGATCTTGATATGCAACCTCCTCGAGGATAATCGTCGGTCGGACCCGGGAATCGGGCCGCGATTTGAGTGATTGGATTTGAGGGATCTAGGGTTTGGGAAAAAATAGGCAACGACTAGGACTGGgtaataaagaaaaagaaagagagaaacgGAGGCACGACTGGTGACTGTGAGGTGGCCGGAGTCCACGGAAGGGGAGCTGACAGTGGTTACATGGGAGTGTATATGTTCTATTGGTTAAGGGAGAAAAGTTGAGAGATGAGCGAGTGGTGAGAGAGAGGGCGAGAGATGTCAGTGGTGGTGCTTGGAGGGATAGTCGAGCGGCGGTGGCTGCCGCCAATGATGCTTGTGAGGAAGAATGAGAATGGTGCGTTTGTGTGTGTCGTGTCTTGTGTTTGCATTCTGTGTGAGGGTTCAGTCTGGGTGTGTGCGTGTTCTatgtgaaagagagagagatggttgtTGCAGGAAATAAAACACGACAACTCACTCAGCCCAAATTAACTTTCATTGGGCTTAATGTCCAGCCCATATTTCTTTGTTTTGTGCCCTTGACTTAGTCATTGGATGTGAAAAACAAAACACACGTTTTTGGGGGAAGTGGGTAGAggctgattttttatttttgaactttCCTCTCATCTCCAAATAAAAGGAGGCAGCGACTCCAATCTAAGATATAGAAAAAACGgctattcttcttcttcatatTGGGCACTTCTTTTCTCTACATTCTGCAATCCTTATTCTCTACATAGGCTGCGAATTTCCTTCCTTTTAGAATATAGATACACCTTTTCTCTCTTCTATAAATTGAAAGCGTCTCCACTCCGTCTTCAGCGAGTGCACGCAATTGACGGATTGCTGTGTTAACCTTGGGAAGCATTCGGCAACGAGACTTGTCACCGGAGGGTCTGCCGAGATAGCTTTTAAGGCAGCGGTGCGCCGCGACACAGTTTCGATTCTTGTTTCTCTTCTTCTACTTTGTTTTGCAAGTTGAGGTTTTTTGTCGAGCAGGTGGTATGCGCAGAGAATTCTGCCTGTTTCTTTTATCGCAGCCAAGGTGTGGCTGTTCCAACAATTTAAAAGCTATCCTAATGGCCCTATCAAACCGTGCTCTGCCCGATTTGTCGAAATTGGAACCTCTGAATGGATCAAACTACAAGAGATGGTCTCAGAAATTGCTAATCTTCTTTGAGCAACTCGAAGTCGATTACGTATTGCTCGAGGCAGCCCCTGCTGCTCCTCCACCCATCACCACGATCGTCGTCGCTGCCGGCGGTACAGACGCAGCCCTGCCTCCTCCACCCGATGACAACGGTCGGGCCAAATACGAAAAAGGACAACAAAACTGTTCGTGGTCACATTCTAAACCACATGACGAATAGCCTCTTTGATCTTTTCGTCAACCGTCGTTCGGCGAAGGAAATTTGGGAGGCTCTGGAAAAGAAATATGGTGGTGACGACGCTGGATTAAAGAAGTACGTTGTCGGAAAATGGCTAGAGTTTCAGATGGTGGACAACAAACCCATCATGGAGCAGCTGCACGAATACGAGAACCTGACCGCTGCTGTGCTCAACGAAGGAATGAAGATGTGTGAAATCTTCTAGGCTAATGTACTCATCGAGAAGTTCCCTCCATCGTGGTCTAAATACCGAAACATGTTGAAGCACAAGAAGAGGGACCTGTCACTTGAAGAGCTCATCAGCCACATGCGAACCGAAGAGGCTAATCGCCTCAAAGATAAGCCATCGAACTTTGTTAATTTTTCGAAGGCTAATCTTGTTGAATCTGATGGTGGTACAGGAACAGGAAAGTCACAAGCTTTTAAGAAGACAAAGCACGATGGAAAGAAGCCAACATTCAAAACAGACAAGAAAATCACAAAGACGAAGGTGACGTGTTACACCTGTGGAGCCCCTGGTCACAAGTCCTATCAATGTCCTCAAAGAAACCAGCAGGGTTCTCAACAACAACCTTTCCGGCCCGCACCAAAGCCTTCAAATCAGGCAAACTTGGCTGAAACCGATGATGACATCATTGCAGCTGTGGTGGAAGCAAATATGGCCGAGAACAAGAAGGATTGGGTGTTGGACACTGGAGCATCAAGACACTTTTGTAGCAACAGGAGCCTTTTTCATGAGTTTGAGGATGCAGCAGAGGGAGAATGCGTCTACATGGGGAACTCCAGCATTGCCGGCGTGCTCGGTAAAGGAAAAGTTTTGCTTAAACTCACGTCTGGAAAAACTTTGAGTCTTTCTAATGTGATGTATGTGCCGAGCATGCGTAGGAACTTAGTCTCTGGTGCTCAGCTGAGCAAAGCTGGTTTAAAAATTGTTGTTGAGTCTGATAAAGTTGTGCTGACTAAAAGTGGGAACTTTGTGGGGAAGGGATATCTTTGTGATGGTCTGTTTGTTCTGAATGTTGATTCTGAAATCGTGAATGAAAatgtttcttcttctgcttacttgattgagccGTTAGATGTTTGGCATGcaagacttggacatgttaattaTGCTTCTATTAAGAAACTTCGGAATATGGCTTTAATTTCTGCTTCAAACCAAAAGGATGTTATTAAATGTGAAATATGTGTTGAAGCGAAATTTGCTAAAAAATCGTTTAAATCTGTGGAACATAGATCATCTGAACTTCTGGATTTGATTCACACAGACTTAGCTGAATTTAGAAGCACAATTAGTAAAGGAGGAAAGATGTACTATATTTCATTTGCGGATGACTTTTCTCGTTACACTCGTTTGTACCTCTTAAGAACCAAAGATGAAGCTACTGATGCGTTTCTCAAGTTTAAGGCAGAAGTAGAAAATCAATTGAAAAAGAAGATAAAGAGGTTAAGATCAGACATAGGAGGTGAATATAGTACTCTTTTCTTGAAAAATTTCTGTGAACAACATGGGATTATACATGAATTTACTGCTCCTTATTCTCCTGAACAAAATGGCATTGCTGAAAGGAAAAATAGAACTCTCAAGAATACGATTAATGCTATGTTGCTTAGTTCTGGTTTGCCTAacaacatgtggggggaagctgctTTATCTGCGTGTTATATTCTTAATCGTGTGCCTCACAAGAAACTTGAAAAAACCCCTTATGAAATGTGGAAAGGCTTTCAGCCTAACCTGAAATATTTAAAAGTGTGGGGGTGCCTTGCTAAAGTGAGATTAAATGATCCAAAACAAGTGAATGTAGGATCAAAGACCTTTGATTGTGTATTTATTTGTTATGCTCATAATTCTGCTGCATATAGATTTATGTCTTTAAGTGATCATTCTATCTATGAATCTCGTGATGCTGAGTTCTTTGAGCATATATTTCCTATGAAGACTAACACTACTGTTGAGAATGTTTCTAGTACTTCACAGGAAAATCAAGCTGAGGCTTCTCATCGTTCAGCCCAGGAAACTGAGAAAACGTCGGAACCGAGAAGAAGTAAGAGGAGACGAACAGAGACATCGTTTGGTAACAATTTCATTACTTCATTTGTTGCTGAATATTCTGAGAAAATTGATGAATCTGTTGTGTATGCGTTTCTGCTTGAGGAGGATCCTCTTACTTATCAAGCTGCCATGACTAGTATAGATGCTCCACTTTGGAAAGAAGCTGTACATAGAGGTGGCCACGGTTCGGTTCTcggttcgaaccggaaccggaaccgccggttcccggTTCCAAAAACTGGAACcagaaccgaaccgaaaaataaccctcacggtttcggttccgaaccgtgaaccggcggttccgatTCCGGTTCTGAACCGCCGGTTTCGGTTCGAACCGTTAGAACtgtccgtttttttttttaatgtaatttttattattttatgtattgttgtgtaaaatttaatgaaatttgctttaataaaataaatgacacaagaaaatataaagttcatatacattattttctaaattgaacttataattcaAAGTTATACCTTACAACTCttgtaaataaaatttacaaattacaacatttgaatgctaaaataaaattaaggcaaTTTAGTTTACAACTTTTAATtggggaaaaaaagaaataaaggaaaTAGAACTTGAGCttctttttcgtttttgttttcattttttgctcgtttctttttcatttttttctattttatttttttttatttctattcttctttttttacaatatttattttactttatttatttcaaagcaattattattatgataaaaataactatcaatatgaaaaattgtagtaatattttttatagattacCTTTCATCATATTAATAGTAAAGGATTTTCTTACGAcgataattatttgaccaaatattttctttattttattttagtaaataattttctttattttctttattttttcgttaattttttattttcacattttttatatttttttctttttttttttttcaattatttcatcttttctaaaaatattacatttattcatatcaattgttatttttttcttacgacaataattaaaAGGCGGTTCTAGGCACGGTTCCACGGTTCCCGGTTCTAACCGGTTCTAACCGTGGAACCTTCGGTTCACGGTTCCAAGGCGGTTCTGGCACGGTTCCAACCCGGTTcccggttccggttccggttcggaaccGAGAACCGGCGGTTTGAGAAATcggaaccgtaaccgaaccggccgagcacggtttcggttccggttcggaaccGTGTATCACGGTTCCGGTTCCAGAACCCTCCCGGACGGTCCGGTTTTCCGGTTCGGTTCCCGATTCCGGTTTTTTTGGCCACCTCTAGCTGTACAAAGTGAACTTGATTCCATTAATGATAATCATACTTGGGAATTTGTTGATGTGCCTGCTAGTTGCAAACCTATTAGAACTAAATGGATTTTTAGGAAGAAACTAAAACCTGATGGTTCAGTTGATAGATATAAGGCAAGATTAGTTGTGGTTGGATATTCTCAGAAAAAGGATGTTGATTTCTTTGACACTTATTCTCCTGTTGCTCGAATCTCTACTATCAGAACACTAGTTGCTTCAGCTGCTATTCATAATTTGATTGTGcatcaaatggatgtgaaaacaaCCTTTTTAAATGGGGATCTGAATGAAGAAATTTATATTGAACAACCTGAGGGTTTTGTCGTACCTGGGAAAGAACATAAAGTATGCAAACTGAAAAAATCATTGTATGGTCTTAAACAAGCCCCTATTCAGTGGTATGAAAAGTTTCATAATACGATTCTTTCTAACGGTTTTTCTGTTAATTGCTCTGAATCATGCTTATATTCTAAAACCCGTGGATCAGATTGCGTGTTAATATGCttatatgtggatgacatgTTAATTTTTGGTACGTGTCTGGACATTGTGTTGGATACAAAAGCTTATTTGTCTTCTGTCTTTGATATGAAAGATATGGGTGAAGCTGATGTTATCCTCGGgataaaattgattaaatctgaGCATGGTTATGCACTGAGTCAATCTCATTATGTGGAACAAGTCCTCAAACGCTTTAATTGCAATGAATTGGTTCCCGTGAAAACTCCTTATGATTCTAGTTTACAATTGAAAAAGAATCTTGGTGAATCTGTTTCTCAAGAACGTTATGCTAGAATTTTAGGGAGTGTGATGTACTTGATGAACTGCACTAGGCCTGATATTGCATATGTTGTGAGCCGTTTGAGTCGATATACACATAATCCTAGTAATGATCATTGGTTTGCACTTTATCGTTTGTTGAGATATCTTAAGGGAACTGCTGATTACTGTTTAAATTACTCTAAATTTCCTAATGTGTTAGAAGGCTATTGTGATGCAAACTGGGTATCAGACAGTGATGAGGTAAGCTCCACGAGTGGATATGTATTCACTCTTGGAGGTGGTGCAATTTCTTGGAAATCTGGAAAACAAACTTGTATTGCAGGTTCTACGATGGAATCTGAATTCATAGCATTGGAGTTAGCGAGTCATGAGGCGAAATGGTTGCAAGAACTGTTGGCAGATGTGCCGTTGGGTAAGAGGTCTCAGGCACCTATTTCTCTTCATTGTGACTCACAAGCTGCTATCTCTATTGCTAAAAACAGTGTCTACAATGGAAAGAGGAGACATATTCGGCTAAGACATGCAGTGGTGAGAGAAATGCTTGGTGATGGAGTCATTTCTTTAGACTTTGTAAGGTCTGAGAAAAACTTGGCTGACCCATTCACTAAAGCACTCATCAAGAGGCAAGTGCAAGAGCTATCAGCCGGAATCGGGATGAAGTCATTGAATGGAGAAAGCTAACCTGGTGGATACCTAAAGGTCAAACAAAACCATGTGAGCTTATTTCATTTATATGGCATTTTATGTAATAAACTGTGTTGTTCTACTGCGGAGAACATTGGCCATAGATGAATCATCACCTGTTGAAGGTTATTCCACCGcggtggatttttgattgtacTATGATTCTGAGGTTGAGCATTTAGCTCTTAATGATTCTTGCAGTTGTGTTTTGCGAAACACTTTTGATATATTATATGCGTATAATATATTGAGTGCCGTGGCGATTGCACTTTCATTGAATCACCTAAGTGTGTGTGAAGAGGTGGCTCTCTTCCATGGAATTATTTTCTAGAGCATACACGAGATCCAAGGTGTTATTATAGCCAAATTTCTTTTATCGCGGAGACGTAATCTTTAAGGAATGATGTGTGTTGTGGGGGGCAACATGTGATTTTTACAAAGTTCAAGTAGAAATACACTTTATGAGATTCACATGTTTTCTCACTACACTAATATATAAATTCTAATCGCAAGATTATTTGTATTTATGCATCAATGTTCCTCTTATTTCATCCTTTGTCGTATTTCATTTGTGGGGGTCTGTTGCAGGAAATAAAACACGACAACTCACTCAGCCCAAATTAACTTTCATTGGGCTTAATGTCCAGCCCATATTTCTTTGTTTTGTGCCCTTGACTTAGTCATTGGATGTGAAAAACAAATCACACGTTTTTGGGGGAAGTGGGTAGAGGCTGATTTTTGAGTTTTGAACTTTCCTCTCATCTCCAAATAAAAGGAGGCAGCGACTCCAATCTAAGATACATAAAAAACGgctattcttcttcttcatatTGGGCACTTCTTTTCTCTACATTCTGCAATCCTTATTCTCTACATAGGCTGCGAATTTCCTTCCTTTTAGAATATAGATACACCTTTTCTCTCTTCTATAAATTGAAAGCATCTCCACTCCGTCTTCGGCGAGTGCACGCAATTGACGGATTGCTGTGTTAACCTTGGGAAGCATTCGGCAACGAGACTTGTCACCGGAGGGTCTGCCGAGATAGCTTTTAAGGCAGCGGTGTGCCACGACACAGTTTCGATTCTTGTTTCTCTTCTTCTACTCTGTTTTGCAGGTTGAGGTTTTTTGTCGAGCAGGTGGTGTGCGCAGAGAATTTTGCCTGTTTCTTTTATCGCAGCCAAGGTGTGGCTGTTCCAACAATGGTTATTGTTATATaggtagattaataaattattaatgaaATCTTAATTATTGCTCAATTTAAAAACATGTCATGAAtattgggacatcccaaaaGGAAAAACAGACCATGAATATTGGAAATTTGGAATGAATGAAGTAATGAATTTGGTGTGAAAAATGCATGAAATGAGTTGCTATTTATAAATAGATTTTGGATtagaaaaaactgaaaaaaagtCGTTCAAcgatattattaaaataaaaaaattaaaaaatcaaaaaattaaaaatatttttttaaatctttttaAAACATGCACGTGCAAGTACATGCTCTCCTCTTTCGCCTTCCAGCCGGGCTCGTCCAGTCAAGCCTCCGATAGAGCCATGAGGCTCGACGGCGCTTTGAGGCTTGCCGAGGTGGGGGCTCAAGCCCCTCGGTCGAGCCCCATTATAGATGTTCTAAAAGATTTCAATTATGATCTCAATTTCAAGGGCCGATGATcaaagaaaacataaaattaactttttttagCTAGTAGTAGACAAGAAGTTGGTATTTTTCctacatttaaattaaatccaacATAGTTAAGTAAAATCTGAAAGATATATATCAACTTTGAACACGCGTACTAAAATCAAGCTTAAACCACACTCCAACACTAGCATAGTGTCGACTTCTGTTATATAAAATGAACCAAACATTTATAATCAAggccaggggcggagccagactttcgaCTCAGGGGGGTccaaaaatttttttttcaaaaaaataataattaaataaaaaaaattaaaaaataaataatactaatgttatttaaattatatagcaagttaaaaaaataaacataattatttttttaaaaaaagtccAATATAACAATTAGCAAGCATATTAATAACCAAACAAGAACTCAAACAAGAATTCAACGAACTCAAACAAATGCCTAAATGAAGCTCGACTGATGCAGATTCAACGAACTCAAACAAGAATTCATCCCTAAAATGTTGAAcaaattataaaccctaaaatgCAGAACAAATGCAGAACGAAAATTATCACAGAAAAAATTTGTACTCTAAATCAAAGCTTCATCCCCAAAATCAAAGATACATAAAGGCATCATCCTCCACAAAAATCAAAGATACATAAAATCTTCATCCCCAAAATCAAAGATACATAAATCAAACCACAACTTCCTGTGCCTTGAGCTCGAGAGAAAGAGATCTGAGGCTGCGGTGCGCGAAGCTCACGAATAGAGCTAGATCTATGTCGCCTCACCTTCACCTCTCCGCCCTCACCTTCGCCTCTCCGCCGCCCGCAAAACCTTGATTTCGGCGGATCTAGGGCTTCCGGCGAAGCACACACAACTTCAATCTCACCAACCACGGACGACTCCTCCCCCGCTCAGGTAGCCCTCCCAGAGGTCGCTCATCACCGCAGAACAGAAGGGTCAAGGGAGAAGGCGGCGAAACCCTGACGGCGAAGCACCATGAATGGTGGAGGAGAGAAGAGGCGACCTGACGGCGAGAGACGGCGTGAGAAGAGAGGCAAGAGGCAGGCAGAGGCGGCGACTAGCCCTAATTCATGGGGGAGCGGATTTAtagagggggaaggggggagacggaggcggcggcggcggaacagAGGGGGAAGAGGGAGACGGCGCCGGTGGAACAGAGGGGAAGTGAGCGGCGGCGCCGGTGGATTTGCAGAGGGGAAATGGTGGAGCGATTTAGAGAGGGAGAATGAGGGAgatggtagagagagagagaggcgagtaGATGGTGGAGCAATTAgaaaaattagataaaattaatattttttatttttttaaaatatatttgtaaaattactaaaatacccctGAGATTTTTGGAAATTCCAGGGGGGTCCAGTGACCCcactgccccccccccccccccccccccggctCCGCCCCTGATCAAGGCAGCATAATGACCCATCAATTTCATGGAGAGAAGGAAAGAATGAAAATCAATTTGTACATTAGTTTCACAAGCATACTAAATTATCCATACAAACAGGCCGTGGCTGCTGCAGGATTCAGGATTCATAACTCACACTCAAAATTCCCTGTCCTCATTTGATGCAACTGCAGCCCGTGTCATCGCCACGGCCACTCTAACTGTTCTAAATCGCCTTTGCTCACATTCCAAGCACCTTGAGCAATCTCAGTATATAGTTGTTCCCAACCCCAGCTAGAATATCCCAGAAAGAACCAGAAATCGCCAACAGATTGGTTTCCAGCTCTTATATCTTCGACTAGGCCAGGCATCGCCAGTTGATCCATCAAGTAGAAGTTTGGCAGGACTTCCAGAGATCGGCCTTCAAAAAATTTGTGTGTTAACGCAGCAAGTGGCATTCCACGCATCATGACTGGGCCGCCGAAAGAAAGGGGTGCCTCCTTTAAATATTCAAAGCTTCCTTCACCAAGTTCTTCAAGAGAGTCCCATCCGATATGTTTGTTAATTATCAGACCTCGAAATCCACTTTTTTCATCCACATTCACTATTAGAATCTTGGATTCGTCAAAGGGGTGAACGTCCAGAAGCTTTTCCGTTGCACTTAGAACACAACCAACAGACAACTGAGGCTTTTCTTGTAACTTTGAAGATAGCTGAGCATCAATCTTGTATTTAACTGCAACATTTTGCACTAGGTCTTTGAGTAGAACTTCGTGGTGTGAGTTCCTAGTCTGTAGTTCCTCTTCGACAGACTTCTGGTCCTGTAGAAAATCTAACCCAGGAAAGGGTATTAGACACCAGAAGCTGAATTATAGTACTTAGGTGTGTCTGAATTTGATCATACAAGTGGAGAAGAAATAAGGAGATACTCTATCTATGTCATGTCAAGGAACAAGGAAAAACTGAAAAGGAAccattatttttacaattacCTCGATTTGTGATAAGGTCTATTACATGGCTGCCATGAGCAGCCAGAAACTTGATTATATCAGAAACTATAATATCTCCTTCATAGGATATGGTCTCATTCTTCCTTTCAGCGGGGAATAACAGCAAAAGTGGATAAACTTCCCTCTGCAAATTTACGCATATCAGGTGCACAAACCACTATGGAATACAATCAGTATGTTTTAACTAAAAAATAGAGTTGTAGAGGGAAATAAGGCTTGTAAGTCTCAACTCTGATCAGAGACCAAGAACTGATCAGGATTAAGCAGAAACATAGACTTTTGCCATACATGACACTAAATTCATTATACTTCGCCAAGCGCGACTCAGTATCTCTCCTACCTccagcacacacacacatacatctATATGTGTAATCATGTAACTCACACCTGCAGTATTGGTCTAATGATGAAGCCGCAATCATTCCGCGTGCAATCCATCATATAAATAAGTGGAAGCTTCAAAACGACATCAAGAGTATGTTCTGCAACAAATCTAAGCCATTGATCAGAATCAGAAAATATTAGCACGTAAGAAACCCCCAAAACAATGATTAACTTCTAGAAATTTACTATAGCAGGTAAGAAACACAAATTTGATCCAAAATTTCATCATCGGTCACTTCTAGAAAATCCATATAAAAACTTTACAACCAAACAATGTCTAATAGAATAAAAATGGACCACTAAGAACTAAGATTTTTTgaccaaagaaaaaaaacatcAAGTGCATGGCAAAAAACAAACTTATAACAAAATTGAACTCAAATAGATAGAGAAAAACTGAAACAAATCTTCCTGGACAGAGAAGAATATTACATCACACGCATAAATATGAGCTTCTCACCTGCCGCCATTACCAATTTATCCTTCCTTGAACTATTTGTCTTCATATAAGCATAACTCTTAACAGCTCGGTACACTTCCCGAACAACAAATTCCATCCTCTGACAGAACCCACACCAATTGTTGCTGAAAAGAACCAATACGTTCCTATCCCAAGGACTGGCAGAATTCCTGGGGTCAGATTTATTACCGAGAACCAGCTCAGAGAAAGTATGGGTTGTAACAAGGGGAATAGAATCTGTTTCATGAAAACCCTGATTAACAAACGGAGGTCTTTGAGCACCTCTCAGGCTAGGAACTATAGTAGATGATTGTAGATATGGGTGAAGCTTTCCGGCTAGGAAATCATTAACAAATAAAGATAGCGAAGAATAGCTCAAAACTGATTGCTCATCTAAGACATAGTGGTTCTCAGAAATTGGGTCAACTATGACAACTGATGGAACATTTAATCCTCCAGTTAGAGTTTCAAGTAATCTGTATTGGCcatcaaaaaggaaaaaggaaacaTTAAAATTGGTGTGCTGTTCATTGTCCTCCAATCCAGAGTGGGCCGTCTCCCTGACATTCAAACCTTGAGCACTATCGGCAGTGATGCTTAAACTATCATCACCTTGCTCAGGTTCTACAGATGACAAGATGTTACTACAGTCTTCTTTTCCTTCTGACACCATATATTCAACATCAGAAGGACTGGATACCGCATTTGGCCTTCTATCAGACTCATCGGCATCACCTTGCTCAGGCTCTACAGATGACAAGATGTTACTATCATCTTCTTTGCCTTCTGATACTATATATTCAACATCAGAAGGACTGGATACCACATCATTAGGCCTTCTATCAGACTCAGTAGGCCCTCTATCAGACTCATCAGCATCACCTTGCTCAGGTTCTACAGATGACAATATGTTACTATCATCTTCTTTGCCTTCTGACACTATATATTCAACATCAGAAGGACTGGATACCACATTAGGCCTTCTATCAGAATCGTCAGCTGGTATTTTCTTATCTATATCAACACCTTCATGATAATCTTCTACAGGTGTTTCTCGAGATGCTAGGTCGGACTGGTCCTCAACATGTGGTGGCTGATGTTCTACAACTTCAATGTCAAAATCTTTGGACAAAAGTTGAAAC
It contains:
- the LOC130993201 gene encoding uncharacterized protein LOC130993201 isoform X1, whose product is MCVCMTDFNRCGLLLLAAALSLFCSHTVYCDGGGHAEVQWQILTKLNYSSQIRLHPRLLLLVTVPWSGESRSLMKGLAHAVARDEMGLGTLKLMVLYKNVERTLADALDATDGITVFYYHNSLSYKYWGRLRVQSILVSVHYVMQLSPDEQPLKSLTTAEELREFLHSTDKAVLLFDLCGWTPRLVAMNESTTGSDLELKEHLNRPKEELINHSGKGFVGADSKMENNGTLVGEEKDNRKDVEDDMPSCGRDEGFSGPFWTNQFSTVNNSLLKEVENVTVSAGESCSLFELQRYKVSFQKFIEVAREFFLPPEKYRYAVVRERSLLPLLNVEEPILGLVTVQFAGCPSCSQVLKEVDDLKAILQSQPSPVSEVRDDPHGVDAVLPTKRPSMLLFIDRSSNSIEIRRESQEALNAFRELAEHTQMPNQIHGQAITRPDKTLDTHKHPRLQHFALSEKSVLEDKMSITIMNDGQQVTLENLVSNLQGLMSVQEILTYALKKKAERKLSSLAKDVGFQLLSKDFDIEVVEHQPPHVEDQSDLASRETPVEDYHEGVDIDKKIPADDSDRRPNVVSSPSDVEYIVSEGKEDDSNILSSVEPEQGDADESDRGPTESDRRPNDVVSSPSDVEYIVSEGKEDDSNILSSVEPEQGDADESDRRPNAVSSPSDVEYMVSEGKEDCSNILSSVEPEQGDDSLSITADSAQGLNVRETAHSGLEDNEQHTNFNVSFFLFDGQYRLLETLTGGLNVPSVVIVDPISENHYVLDEQSVLSYSSLSLFVNDFLAGKLHPYLQSSTIVPSLRGAQRPPFVNQGFHETDSIPLVTTHTFSELVLGNKSDPRNSASPWDRNVLVLFSNNWCGFCQRMEFVVREVYRAVKSYAYMKTNSSRKDKLVMAAEHTLDVVLKLPLIYMMDCTRNDCGFIIRPILQREVYPLLLLFPAERKNETISYEGDIIVSDIIKFLAAHGSHVIDLITNRDFLQDQKSVEEELQTRNSHHEVLLKDLVQNVAVKYKIDAQLSSKLQEKPQLSVGCVLSATEKLLDVHPFDESKILIVNVDEKSGFRGLIINKHIGWDSLEELGEGSFEYLKEAPLSFGGPVMMRGMPLAALTHKFFEGRSLEVLPNFYLMDQLAMPGLVEDIRAGNQSVGDFWFFLGYSSWGWEQLYTEIAQGAWNVSKGDLEQLEWPWR
- the LOC130993201 gene encoding uncharacterized protein LOC130993201 isoform X8 produces the protein MCLYSVCATSHYISRSGESRSLMKGLAHAVARDEMGLGTLKLMVLYKNVERTLADALDATDGITVFYYHNSLSYKYWGRLRVQSILVSVHYVMQLSPDEQPLKSLTTAEELREFLHSTDKAVLLFDLCGWTPRLVAMNESTTGSDLGFVGADSKMENNGTLVGEEKDNRKDVEDDMPSCGRDEGFSGPFWTNQFSTVNNSLLKEVENVTVSAGESCSLFELQRYKVSFQKFIEVAREFFLPPEKYRYAVVRERSLLPLLNVEEPILGLVTVQFAGCPSCSQVLKEVDDLKAILQSQPSPVSEVRDDPHGVDAVLPTKRPSMLLFIDRSSNSIEIRRESQEALNAFRELAEHTQMPNQIHGQAITRPDKTLDTHKHPRLQHFALSEKSVLEDKMSITIMNDGQQVTLENLVSNLQGLMSVQEILTYALKKKAERKLSSLAKDVGFQLLSKDFDIEVVEHQPPHVEDQSDLASRETPVEDYHEGVDIDKKIPADDSDRRPNVVSSPSDVEYIVSEGKEDDSNILSSVEPEQGDADESDRGPTESDRRPNDVVSSPSDVEYIVSEGKEDDSNILSSVEPEQGDADESDRRPNAVSSPSDVEYMVSEGKEDCSNILSSVEPEQGDDSLSITADSAQGLNVRETAHSGLEDNEQHTNFNVSFFLFDGQYRLLETLTGGLNVPSVVIVDPISENHYVLDEQSVLSYSSLSLFVNDFLAGKLHPYLQSSTIVPSLRGAQRPPFVNQGFHETDSIPLVTTHTFSELVLGNKSDPRNSASPWDRNVLVLFSNNWCGFCQRMEFVVREVYRAVKSYAYMKTNSSRKDKLVMAAEHTLDVVLKLPLIYMMDCTRNDCGFIIRPILQREVYPLLLLFPAERKNETISYEGDIIVSDIIKFLAAHGSHVIDLITNRDFLQDQKSVEEELQTRNSHHEVLLKDLVQNVAVKYKIDAQLSSKLQEKPQLSVGCVLSATEKLLDVHPFDESKILIVNVDEKSGFRGLIINKHIGWDSLEELGEGSFEYLKEAPLSFGGPVMMRGMPLAALTHKFFEGRSLEVLPNFYLMDQLAMPGLVEDIRAGNQSVGDFWFFLGYSSWGWEQLYTEIAQGAWNVSKGDLEQLEWPWR